Proteins co-encoded in one Pseudomonadota bacterium genomic window:
- a CDS encoding YHS domain-containing protein, which yields MATCPVCHEEVEEKKARGQSKYEGQNYYFCSKACKKRFDEEPEKYIKKK from the coding sequence ATGGCAACATGTCCCGTATGTCATGAAGAGGTAGAGGAAAAGAAGGCAAGAGGTCAAAGCAAATATGAAGGGCAAAATTATTATTTTTGCAGTAAGGCATGTAAGAAAAGGTTCGATGAAGAACCAGAAAAATATATCAAGAAAAAATAG
- the cobB gene encoding hydrogenobyrinic acid a,c-diamide synthase (glutamine-hydrolyzing), producing the protein MGNIKQTESTYEIPPRVMVGAPSGRSGKTIVSVGLCDAFRKRGLSIQPFKKGPDYIDASWLSAASNKSCRNLDAFLMSEATLLKSFEQTSIGSDLVIIEGNMGLYDGIDKNGRGSSAHLARMIRTPVILVINTERVTRSVAALVNGYKNFEPDTPIAGVILNNVSGQRHKAKLVDAIERYCKIPVLGAIPRDAGLNITERHLGLIPFRESISGLSAIEHILRVIEGCMDIDGILSIARSAERHFVKGEEEKNKKEINVRIGVLFDQVFNFYYPENLEMLMNSGAELLFIDSIKDTRLPRIEGLYIGGGFPELFSAELEANKGLRHEIALAIEGGLPVYAECAGLTYLCRGIRWQGRRYEMVGAIPADIEICKRPQGHGYVEVEVGNENPFFPLGSVLRGHEFHHSKLLYSDDLKFAYKIKRGHGIDGKVDGVFFKNLFAAYTHLHALSVPQWAEGFVSLILKQKKRYAHSHKDNLERRSHGNMSRMS; encoded by the coding sequence ATATAAAGCAAACGGAAAGCACCTACGAAATACCTCCCCGTGTGATGGTAGGAGCACCGAGCGGGCGTTCAGGTAAAACCATTGTAAGTGTAGGACTATGTGATGCCTTCAGAAAAAGGGGCCTATCAATACAACCCTTTAAAAAAGGCCCTGACTATATTGATGCATCATGGCTTTCTGCAGCATCAAACAAGAGTTGCCGTAATCTGGATGCCTTTTTGATGAGTGAAGCCACATTATTGAAGAGTTTTGAACAGACATCAATAGGCTCCGATTTGGTGATTATTGAGGGTAATATGGGGTTATACGACGGTATTGATAAGAACGGCAGGGGGAGTTCTGCACATCTTGCAAGGATGATTCGTACCCCGGTTATCCTTGTTATCAATACTGAAAGAGTAACCCGCAGTGTGGCGGCGTTGGTAAACGGGTATAAAAACTTTGAACCCGATACCCCGATTGCCGGGGTTATCCTCAACAATGTATCGGGGCAAAGGCACAAGGCTAAACTTGTTGATGCTATAGAAAGGTACTGTAAAATACCTGTTTTAGGGGCCATTCCAAGGGATGCTGGTCTCAATATAACCGAACGGCATCTGGGCCTCATACCATTCAGGGAAAGCATATCCGGTCTTTCTGCAATCGAACACATATTGCGTGTAATTGAAGGGTGCATGGATATTGACGGGATATTATCAATCGCCAGAAGTGCAGAAAGGCATTTTGTAAAAGGAGAGGAAGAAAAGAATAAAAAAGAGATTAATGTCCGAATAGGGGTGCTTTTTGATCAGGTATTTAACTTTTATTACCCTGAAAATTTAGAGATGTTGATGAATTCGGGTGCTGAATTATTATTTATTGATTCAATTAAGGACACTAGACTGCCAAGGATTGAGGGTCTTTATATTGGAGGAGGTTTCCCTGAATTATTTTCAGCGGAATTGGAAGCAAATAAGGGTCTCCGACATGAGATCGCTCTGGCTATCGAAGGTGGTTTACCAGTCTATGCAGAATGTGCAGGACTTACTTATCTATGCCGTGGAATTCGCTGGCAAGGCCGACGTTATGAAATGGTAGGCGCAATCCCTGCAGATATCGAAATATGCAAGAGACCTCAGGGGCACGGGTATGTGGAAGTAGAAGTTGGCAACGAAAACCCATTCTTTCCCTTAGGTTCGGTGCTACGTGGTCATGAATTCCATCATTCGAAACTGTTATACTCGGATGATTTGAAGTTTGCCTATAAAATAAAGCGAGGGCATGGGATTGACGGTAAGGTTGATGGTGTTTTTTTTAAAAACCTCTTTGCAGCTTATACCCATTTGCATGCCTTAAGTGTACCTCAATGGGCAGAGGGTTTTGTATCACTTATACTAAAGCAAAAGAAACGCTATGCCCATTCCCACAAAGATAACTTAGAAAGGAGAAGCCATGGCAACATGTCCCGTATGTCATGA
- a CDS encoding TusE/DsrC/DsvC family sulfur relay protein: MPKATLGGTEIEIDEDGFIQEPDKWNKEVAEDLAKVEQAYPMGEDHWKLVNYLRDYYIKYEIAPPIRMLCKQTGLDLKTIYRLFPGGPAKGACKIAGLPKPTGCV, translated from the coding sequence ATGCCAAAGGCTACACTTGGTGGAACGGAAATTGAGATTGATGAGGATGGTTTTATTCAGGAACCTGATAAGTGGAACAAGGAAGTTGCAGAAGACCTGGCAAAGGTGGAGCAGGCATATCCCATGGGCGAAGATCACTGGAAGCTTGTGAACTATCTGAGAGATTACTACATCAAATACGAGATCGCTCCCCCGATCAGAATGCTCTGTAAGCAGACAGGCCTCGATCTTAAGACAATCTATCGGCTCTTTCCTGGCGGTCCTGCCAAGGGAGCCTGTAAGATAGCAGGGTTACCGAAACCCACGGGATGCGTTTAA